Proteins encoded by one window of Chryseobacterium sp. POL2:
- a CDS encoding DUF6646 family protein, with amino-acid sequence MKKLMIAVMGCFMMTTATAQAWNGKGDQKVQAGFNFYGNEGLGFKGSYDYGVTDAISVGAGLGLYFGKDDHGSDFSIHGRFNYHLQDLLSLDDNFDIYPGVTLGVLGDTFDLGAHVGVRYFFTDKIGGFVELGNRGGLGVVINL; translated from the coding sequence ATGAAGAAATTGATGATAGCAGTTATGGGCTGCTTTATGATGACAACAGCCACTGCACAAGCTTGGAATGGTAAAGGCGATCAAAAAGTTCAGGCTGGCTTTAATTTTTACGGAAACGAAGGTCTTGGTTTTAAAGGCAGTTACGATTATGGTGTAACAGATGCTATTTCTGTTGGTGCAGGATTAGGACTTTACTTCGGAAAAGACGATCATGGCTCGGACTTTTCTATTCATGGGCGTTTTAATTACCATTTGCAAGATTTATTAAGTCTTGATGATAATTTTGATATTTATCCTGGTGTAACGCTAGGTGTGTTAGGAGACACTTTTGATCTTGGTGCGCATGTTGGTGTACGCTATTTCTTTACGGATAAAATCGGTGGATTTGTGGAGCTAGGAAATCGTGGCGGATTAGGAGTCGTTATTAATTTATAA
- the menD gene encoding 2-succinyl-5-enolpyruvyl-6-hydroxy-3-cyclohexene-1-carboxylic-acid synthase: MKQYSSIRSVQILAHVLQQYGIDKVVVSPGSRNAPLAIHFSEMDAMQCYSIVDERSAAFVGMGMAKALKKPVAITCTSGSAATNYYPAIVEAFYQNVPLLVLTADRPGDYVDIFDGQTIRQNNLYQQHSYGDFQLMEDTEENSYDYNLDTVKKAVELCIEKSGPVHINIPLSEPLYNLVNELPVLPSIESSIQLKNFDFSSNLAAEWNTSKRILILVGMQDPNPELQMQLSQLVKNHSAVILTEVTSNLDNEKFFSHIDRYIFNFKEEDFKTYTPDLLITVGQNVVSKKVKKFLREAKPKHHWHIDEYWQPDTYFALDRKIETKPEVFFGKLLNNISLEPSSYFNLWDVLRDKMDVRHQESLPKIGYSDFYLFNILSQTIPAEYNIHISNSSAIRYAQLFDFNKYKTYCNRGTSGIDGCTSTAMGFAMMTDEPTLLITGDISFFYDINGLWNPYIPPYTRIVIFNNGEGNIFRIIPGPSDTNAVDELIATQHHRTAELLAKNFGFDYIKAEDEMSLDRVMEAFFKSGPKPKILEVMTKDEHNEDKLKAYFENLKS, encoded by the coding sequence ATGAAACAATATTCCTCAATACGAAGTGTACAGATTTTAGCGCATGTTTTACAACAATACGGAATCGATAAAGTTGTAGTCTCGCCAGGATCTCGTAATGCGCCATTGGCAATTCATTTTTCGGAGATGGATGCTATGCAATGTTATAGTATTGTGGATGAGCGTTCTGCTGCATTTGTAGGAATGGGCATGGCAAAAGCTTTGAAAAAACCTGTAGCTATAACCTGTACAAGTGGTTCTGCAGCAACCAACTATTATCCAGCTATTGTGGAAGCTTTTTATCAAAATGTTCCGCTTTTAGTTTTGACAGCAGATCGTCCAGGGGATTATGTTGATATTTTTGATGGACAAACCATTCGCCAAAATAATCTTTACCAGCAACATTCGTATGGTGACTTTCAATTGATGGAGGATACAGAAGAAAACTCTTATGATTACAATTTAGATACTGTAAAAAAAGCGGTAGAACTGTGTATCGAAAAAAGTGGACCAGTTCATATTAACATTCCTTTGAGCGAGCCTCTTTATAATTTGGTGAACGAACTTCCTGTTTTGCCAAGTATAGAGTCAAGCATTCAGCTAAAGAATTTTGACTTTTCATCGAATTTGGCAGCCGAGTGGAATACTTCCAAAAGAATTTTGATTTTGGTAGGTATGCAAGATCCCAATCCAGAATTGCAAATGCAGTTGTCACAACTGGTGAAGAATCATAGCGCGGTAATTCTTACAGAAGTAACGTCTAACTTGGATAACGAAAAATTCTTTTCGCATATCGATCGGTATATTTTTAATTTTAAAGAAGAAGATTTCAAAACTTATACGCCAGATCTGTTAATCACAGTTGGACAAAATGTGGTTTCCAAAAAAGTGAAAAAATTCTTGCGCGAGGCAAAACCAAAACACCATTGGCATATTGATGAATATTGGCAACCAGACACTTATTTTGCTTTAGATAGAAAAATAGAAACTAAACCAGAAGTTTTTTTTGGTAAACTTTTGAATAATATTAGCTTAGAGCCTTCGTCTTATTTTAATCTATGGGATGTTTTGCGAGATAAAATGGATGTGCGCCATCAAGAAAGTTTGCCAAAAATAGGCTATTCGGATTTTTACCTGTTTAATATACTTTCTCAAACAATTCCCGCAGAATATAACATCCATATTTCTAATAGTTCGGCGATTCGTTATGCTCAACTTTTTGATTTTAATAAATACAAAACCTATTGTAATAGAGGAACCAGCGGTATCGATGGTTGTACATCTACAGCAATGGGATTTGCCATGATGACCGACGAACCAACACTTTTGATAACGGGCGATATCAGTTTTTTTTATGATATAAATGGACTTTGGAATCCCTACATCCCGCCATACACAAGAATTGTGATTTTCAATAATGGAGAAGGTAATATTTTCCGAATCATTCCTGGACCTAGTGATACCAATGCGGTTGATGAATTGATCGCTACACAACATCATCGCACGGCAGAGTTGTTGGCTAAGAATTTTGGTTTCGATTATATAAAAGCTGAAGATGAGATGAGTCTAGATCGTGTGATGGAGGCTTTCTTCAAATCTGGACCAAAACCAAAAATTTTGGAAGTTATGACTAAAGACGAACATAATGAAGACAAGCTAAAAGCCTATTTTGAAAATCTAAAATCCTAA
- a CDS encoding aminotransferase class IV translates to MLQFIESIKIEKQKIHLVELHQQRVFETFKHFERECHLNLLEIFKTLEHDEDGLYKLRIIYDLDNNFETQMIPYAISEIKDFELVNNNQLKYKFKYLDRNKFNNLKQNSTADEIIIIQNKSFTDTSFSNIIFLKNKIWYTPETCLLQGVQRQHLLQTNQIKTMQITLDNISEFSHFKIINAMNNFEESFIYPISKIKNLPTKITDIDDL, encoded by the coding sequence ATGCTCCAATTTATTGAAAGTATTAAAATTGAAAAGCAAAAAATCCATTTGGTAGAACTTCATCAACAACGTGTTTTTGAAACATTTAAGCATTTTGAAAGAGAATGTCATCTTAATCTTTTAGAAATTTTTAAGACTTTGGAACACGATGAAGATGGTCTTTATAAACTAAGAATTATTTACGATTTGGACAACAACTTTGAAACCCAAATGATTCCTTATGCGATTTCAGAAATTAAAGATTTTGAGTTGGTTAATAATAATCAATTAAAGTATAAGTTCAAATATTTAGATCGAAATAAATTTAATAATCTCAAACAAAATTCTACCGCTGACGAAATTATAATCATCCAAAATAAGTCTTTTACAGACACGAGTTTTAGCAATATAATTTTCCTAAAAAATAAAATATGGTATACGCCAGAAACTTGTCTGTTGCAAGGCGTACAACGTCAACATCTTTTGCAAACCAATCAAATTAAAACAATGCAAATCACACTTGACAACATCTCGGAATTCAGTCATTTTAAAATTATTAACGCCATGAATAATTTTGAAGAAAGTTTTATTTATCCCATTTCAAAAATTAAAAACCTCCCGACTAAAATTACCGATATCGATGATTTATAG
- a CDS encoding aminodeoxychorismate synthase component I, translating to MLQEIDFDSEMIDALSLAKKPFAFFIDFLKQKMILLQNNELKKSNILIDFPNFQSSENISFNDNKFKLNFNAESLESYKIGFDIVQHNLRKGNSYLVNYTRKTPIEINFSLEEIFANSKAKYKACVPNRFVFFSPETFIEIKNNKISTHPMKGTIDANIPNAQELLKQNIKEKAEHYTVVDLLRNDLSMVANDVKVDKFQRIDYIQTQQKNLFAMSSEISGMLKPEFQNKIGSILNLLLPAGSILGAPKKKTLDIILEAEQYDRGYYSGVSGYFDGENLDSCVMIRFIEKTGENYVFKSGGGITHQSQLLDEYEEMKNKIYAPIY from the coding sequence ATGTTACAAGAAATTGATTTTGATTCCGAGATGATTGATGCGCTTTCTCTTGCGAAAAAGCCTTTCGCTTTCTTCATCGATTTTTTGAAACAGAAAATGATTCTATTGCAAAATAATGAATTAAAAAAATCTAATATTCTAATTGATTTCCCAAACTTTCAATCTTCTGAAAACATTTCATTTAACGATAATAAATTTAAGTTAAACTTTAATGCAGAATCCTTAGAATCCTACAAAATTGGATTTGATATTGTACAACATAATCTTCGGAAAGGCAATTCTTATTTGGTGAATTATACCCGAAAAACACCCATTGAAATTAATTTTTCCTTAGAAGAAATTTTTGCGAATTCTAAAGCAAAATACAAAGCCTGCGTTCCCAATCGTTTTGTATTTTTCTCGCCAGAAACCTTTATTGAGATTAAAAACAACAAAATATCGACGCATCCGATGAAAGGCACAATCGATGCTAACATACCCAACGCACAAGAACTTCTCAAGCAAAACATCAAAGAAAAAGCAGAACATTACACTGTTGTCGATTTGTTGAGAAACGACCTCAGCATGGTTGCAAATGATGTTAAAGTGGACAAATTTCAACGCATTGATTATATCCAAACGCAACAAAAAAATCTTTTTGCGATGAGTTCTGAAATTTCGGGGATGCTGAAACCCGAATTTCAGAATAAAATTGGAAGCATTCTTAATCTTTTGTTGCCAGCAGGATCTATTTTGGGGGCACCAAAAAAGAAAACTTTAGACATTATTTTGGAAGCAGAGCAATATGACCGCGGCTATTATTCTGGCGTTTCGGGATATTTTGATGGTGAAAATTTGGACTCTTGCGTTATGATTCGTTTTATTGAAAAGACGGGTGAAAATTATGTTTTTAAAAGTGGCGGCGGCATTACACATCAAAGCCAATTGCTCGACGAATACGAAGAAATGAAAAATAAAATTTATGCTCCAATTTATTGA
- a CDS encoding beta-carotene 15,15'-monooxygenase yields the protein METFNDFDSQGKVPARNTGDIISHAFETYKGVVLYAIVAMILYMIASFLVQGLSGFNSQSMYEEIMANPGGNINYFAIPGLTTYYAFSSLFGLLISPLFLSLIYISHKVNVKEAVSFGDLFYGYKNNLVNILLYSVITGIITTIGFALCILPGLLILPLFFIGYPILIFENASATEALSKSFNIAKENYGTFLGVAFLSAIISIAGIILCGIGIIATAPFYLTAAYSMYIAFTDLPKKIVYNS from the coding sequence ATGGAGACATTCAACGATTTTGATTCACAAGGAAAAGTTCCTGCTAGGAATACAGGTGATATTATTTCCCACGCTTTTGAAACCTATAAAGGTGTGGTTTTGTACGCGATTGTAGCGATGATATTGTATATGATTGCATCATTTTTGGTACAAGGGCTTTCTGGTTTTAACTCTCAATCGATGTATGAGGAGATTATGGCTAATCCTGGCGGAAATATTAATTATTTTGCAATTCCAGGGCTTACAACTTATTATGCGTTTTCGTCTTTGTTTGGACTTTTAATTTCCCCATTATTTTTAAGTCTTATCTATATTTCTCACAAAGTGAATGTGAAGGAGGCTGTTTCTTTTGGAGATTTGTTTTATGGCTACAAAAACAATTTGGTAAATATCCTACTTTATAGTGTAATTACAGGAATTATAACAACTATAGGTTTTGCTTTATGCATTCTTCCGGGATTGTTAATATTGCCATTGTTTTTCATTGGTTATCCGATTTTAATTTTTGAAAATGCCTCAGCTACAGAAGCTTTGAGCAAATCTTTTAATATTGCTAAAGAAAATTACGGCACATTTTTAGGCGTTGCATTTTTGTCTGCAATTATCAGTATTGCAGGAATAATCCTTTGTGGTATTGGTATTATTGCAACTGCGCCATTTTATTTAACTGCTGCTTATTCGATGTATATAGCATTTACTGATCTTCCAAAAAAGATTGTTTATAATTCTTAA
- a CDS encoding AI-2E family transporter encodes MPNPEKQINDNIIKQIALILLIVILTGLICYNLAMFIPSLLGALTLYIISRRYLLYLLEDRGWKPALAASVIIVATLVILILPVYWIVDLLIEKLGNAQAYMVKFNAFIDKVHDYIFSQLQVDILSKENLDKLKSAAGRFSTSALSTTFNTFTVIFSMYFILYFMLIAPRKFEKLLTNAAPFKKSNINLLGEKIRKMVIANAVGIPVVALGQAVVAIIGYFIFGAPSPILLFALTFVTSMIPIVGAAIIYVPVSIFMIAEGQTGAGLGLAVYCLVIVGLTDNLLRFTLLKKLENIHPLNTVFGIIAGMNIFGFLGLIFGPILVSVTALLIQVYRDEFSGDDDTPKDILMPDKDELDDKIDLII; translated from the coding sequence GTGCCTAATCCCGAAAAACAAATCAACGATAACATTATCAAACAAATTGCTCTTATACTTCTGATAGTAATTCTTACAGGGCTCATTTGTTATAATCTTGCGATGTTTATCCCATCGTTGTTAGGCGCTTTAACATTATACATTATTTCCAGAAGATACCTTCTTTATCTTTTAGAAGATAGAGGCTGGAAACCAGCTTTAGCCGCAAGCGTTATTATTGTGGCAACTTTAGTCATTCTTATTTTACCAGTCTATTGGATTGTGGATTTGCTCATCGAAAAGTTGGGAAATGCACAAGCTTATATGGTAAAATTCAATGCTTTTATTGATAAAGTTCACGATTATATCTTTTCTCAACTCCAAGTTGATATTCTTAGCAAAGAAAATCTTGATAAGCTAAAATCCGCAGCTGGACGATTTTCTACTTCAGCGCTAAGTACAACCTTCAATACGTTTACGGTGATTTTTTCAATGTATTTTATTTTGTATTTTATGTTGATTGCACCGCGGAAGTTTGAAAAATTGCTAACCAATGCAGCACCTTTTAAAAAATCCAATATTAATCTGCTTGGTGAAAAAATCCGAAAAATGGTCATTGCTAATGCCGTCGGAATTCCTGTAGTAGCATTGGGACAGGCTGTGGTTGCTATTATTGGTTATTTTATTTTTGGTGCGCCAAGTCCAATCCTTTTGTTTGCTTTAACCTTTGTGACAAGTATGATTCCAATAGTTGGAGCGGCAATCATCTATGTACCGGTGAGTATTTTTATGATTGCAGAAGGACAAACTGGAGCCGGATTAGGACTTGCAGTATATTGTTTGGTAATTGTTGGACTTACAGACAACTTGTTGCGTTTTACATTATTAAAAAAATTAGAAAACATCCATCCTTTGAATACCGTTTTTGGGATTATTGCGGGGATGAATATCTTTGGGTTCCTTGGTCTTATTTTTGGACCAATTCTTGTGTCCGTTACCGCTTTGCTAATTCAGGTTTATCGGGACGAATTCTCAGGTGATGATGATACTCCAAAAGATATTTTGATGCCTGATAAAGACGAACTTGACGATAAAATAGATTTGATTATATAA
- a CDS encoding DUF3820 family protein, protein MTPEILQELCKTKMPYGKHKDQWIIDLPISYLEWFNRKGFPKNKLGSQLATVYEIKLNGLDHIFSVIRENKKPEAPTKPKIYRL, encoded by the coding sequence ATGACGCCAGAAATTCTTCAAGAACTTTGCAAGACCAAAATGCCTTATGGAAAGCATAAGGATCAATGGATAATTGATCTTCCTATTTCGTATTTGGAATGGTTTAACCGCAAAGGTTTTCCCAAAAACAAATTAGGCTCGCAGCTTGCTACAGTTTATGAAATTAAACTAAATGGCCTCGATCATATTTTCTCTGTTATTCGAGAGAATAAAAAGCCAGAAGCACCAACGAAACCCAAAATATATAGGCTATGA
- the uvrB gene encoding excinuclease ABC subunit UvrB, which yields MNFKLQSDYQPTGDQPKAIEKLVKGIEQDEKYQTLLGVTGSGKTFTIANVVNQIQRPTIVLAHNKTLAAQLFMEFKEFFPDNAVEYFVSYYDYYQPEAYIATTGTYIEKDLSINEEVEKLRLSATASLLSGRRDVLIVASVSCIYGIGNPSEFHKSLITIEKHEKLSRTKLLHSLVNALYSRALNDFQRGTFRVKGDVVDIFPAYADNAVRIQFFGDEIEKIQSFDPVSGNVLSNFDQINIYPANLFVTSPETMQGAIREIQDDMVKQVDFFNRIEKPLEAKRIQERTELDLEMIKELGYCSGIENYSRYMDGRLPGTRPFCLLDYFPKDYLMVIDESHVTIPQVHAMYGGDRSRKESLVEYGFRLPAAMDNRPLKFPEFEQMQNQVIYVSATPADYELEKTGGEYIEQIIRPTGLLDPIIEVRPSLNQIDDLIEEIQKRAEIDERTLVTTLTKKMAEELTKYFIKFGIRTRYIHSDVETLERIQIMQDLRLGLFDVLIGVNLLREGLDLPEVSLVAILDADKEGMLRSRRSMIQTVGRAARNVNGKAIMYADKMTKSMQATIDETYYRREKQMRYNEINGIVPTALNKKISENLVGRSKDFPDEKYTQKSILQEVAEVKAHYASEDIQKLIDQKQKEMEDAAKKLDFIAAARLRDEIAALKS from the coding sequence ATGAATTTTAAACTTCAATCAGATTATCAGCCAACCGGCGATCAACCAAAAGCTATCGAAAAACTTGTAAAAGGCATAGAGCAAGACGAGAAGTACCAAACACTTTTGGGCGTTACAGGTTCTGGAAAGACTTTTACAATTGCTAATGTGGTTAACCAAATCCAAAGACCTACCATTGTCTTGGCACATAACAAAACATTGGCAGCACAGCTTTTTATGGAGTTTAAAGAGTTTTTTCCTGATAATGCTGTAGAATATTTTGTGAGTTATTACGACTACTATCAACCCGAAGCATACATCGCTACAACAGGAACTTACATTGAAAAAGATCTCAGCATCAACGAAGAGGTTGAGAAATTGCGACTTTCGGCAACGGCATCCTTACTTTCTGGACGTCGCGACGTCTTGATTGTGGCTTCTGTATCGTGTATCTATGGTATTGGAAATCCATCAGAATTTCATAAATCTTTGATAACCATTGAAAAACATGAAAAATTATCAAGAACAAAATTGCTCCACTCGTTAGTTAACGCATTATATTCCAGAGCATTGAATGACTTTCAACGCGGAACTTTCCGTGTGAAGGGTGATGTGGTTGATATTTTCCCCGCTTATGCCGATAATGCCGTCCGAATTCAATTTTTTGGAGATGAAATCGAGAAAATACAGAGTTTTGACCCTGTTAGCGGAAATGTACTTTCTAATTTTGACCAAATTAATATTTATCCTGCCAATCTTTTTGTAACCTCTCCAGAAACTATGCAAGGCGCAATTCGCGAGATTCAGGATGATATGGTTAAGCAAGTTGATTTTTTTAATCGGATAGAAAAACCACTTGAAGCCAAAAGAATTCAAGAACGGACAGAACTGGATTTAGAAATGATAAAAGAACTCGGCTATTGTTCGGGCATCGAAAATTATTCGCGTTATATGGATGGCCGTTTGCCAGGAACTCGACCTTTCTGCCTTTTGGATTATTTCCCTAAAGATTATTTGATGGTCATTGACGAAAGCCACGTTACTATTCCGCAAGTCCATGCAATGTATGGCGGCGATAGAAGTCGTAAAGAGTCTTTGGTAGAATACGGCTTCCGACTTCCCGCTGCAATGGACAATCGTCCATTAAAATTTCCAGAGTTTGAACAAATGCAAAATCAGGTTATCTATGTTTCGGCAACACCGGCAGATTATGAATTAGAAAAAACTGGTGGCGAATATATCGAGCAAATTATTCGTCCTACAGGACTTTTGGATCCGATTATTGAAGTGCGACCAAGCTTGAACCAAATTGATGATTTAATCGAAGAAATTCAAAAACGTGCTGAAATAGATGAACGAACTTTGGTAACAACTCTAACCAAAAAAATGGCGGAAGAGCTTACCAAATATTTTATAAAATTCGGAATTAGAACACGTTACATCCACTCTGATGTAGAAACACTTGAACGTATCCAAATTATGCAGGATCTTCGTCTTGGTTTATTTGATGTATTAATCGGTGTTAACCTTTTGAGAGAAGGTTTGGATTTACCAGAAGTGTCGTTGGTTGCGATTTTGGATGCCGATAAAGAAGGTATGTTGAGAAGTCGCCGATCGATGATACAAACTGTTGGCCGTGCTGCAAGAAATGTGAATGGTAAAGCGATTATGTATGCTGATAAAATGACCAAATCCATGCAGGCAACGATTGATGAAACCTATTATCGTCGTGAAAAGCAAATGCGATACAATGAAATAAATGGTATCGTACCAACTGCTCTTAACAAAAAAATAAGTGAGAATCTTGTGGGTAGAAGCAAGGATTTCCCTGATGAAAAATACACGCAGAAATCTATTCTCCAAGAAGTTGCTGAAGTTAAAGCCCATTACGCTTCTGAAGATATCCAGAAATTGATTGACCAAAAACAAAAAGAAATGGAAGATGCTGCGAAAAAATTAGACTTTATAGCTGCAGCAAGACTTCGTGACGAAATTGCCGCGTTGAAATCATAG
- a CDS encoding PQQ-dependent sugar dehydrogenase — protein MKINIKISIFSILAILFSCESKSQNKNTYQNNSVETEKPNSTDLKPAFSGQTRIAAVKTNTAYKVETLNEKLGRPWGITQLDDGRFLITEKSGFLHLVSADGQYVKKIIGLPKVDASGQGGLLDVAVDPDFANNRILFWTFSEPFENGNLTSVAKGKLSLDETQIENPQVIFRATPSYNGKLHYGSRIVFDTSGHLFVSTGERSDKVTRPLAQDLTTYLGKIVRITKEGKAVVDNPFVGKTDVKPEIYSYGHRNVQGLAIDSSTGELWNSEFGPRGGDEINLIKPGKNYGWPDITYGIEYSGNNIGKHITQKEGMEQPVYYWDPVISPSGITFYTGTIDEWKNNLFLACLSGEHIDRIVIKDNKVVGEERLLDDKGERFRDILDGKDGNLYTITDSGKLMKISKK, from the coding sequence ATGAAAATCAATATTAAAATTTCGATCTTTAGTATTTTGGCAATATTATTCTCGTGCGAGTCAAAATCTCAGAATAAAAATACCTACCAAAATAATTCTGTAGAAACTGAAAAACCTAATTCTACAGATCTTAAACCTGCATTTTCTGGACAAACAAGAATTGCTGCTGTTAAGACGAATACCGCTTACAAAGTAGAAACGCTTAATGAAAAACTTGGTCGTCCTTGGGGAATTACGCAGTTGGATGATGGTCGATTTTTAATCACAGAAAAAAGTGGTTTTCTACATTTGGTTTCAGCAGATGGACAATATGTTAAAAAAATAATAGGACTTCCAAAAGTCGATGCTTCTGGACAAGGCGGTTTGCTAGATGTTGCAGTTGATCCAGATTTTGCAAATAATAGAATATTGTTTTGGACATTTTCAGAACCTTTTGAAAATGGCAATCTAACGTCCGTTGCAAAAGGTAAATTATCTTTGGACGAAACCCAAATAGAAAATCCACAAGTGATATTCCGTGCAACACCATCTTATAATGGTAAATTGCATTACGGAAGTAGAATCGTGTTTGATACCTCGGGACATCTTTTTGTCAGCACTGGCGAACGGTCTGATAAAGTGACGCGACCTTTGGCGCAAGATCTTACAACCTATCTTGGGAAAATTGTCCGAATTACAAAAGAAGGAAAAGCTGTTGTCGATAATCCTTTTGTTGGAAAAACCGATGTAAAGCCCGAAATATATTCCTACGGACATCGCAACGTACAAGGTTTGGCGATAGATTCTTCGACTGGAGAACTCTGGAACTCGGAGTTCGGACCTCGCGGTGGAGACGAAATTAATTTAATAAAACCAGGGAAAAACTACGGCTGGCCTGACATCACTTATGGTATTGAATATAGCGGCAACAACATCGGAAAACACATCACACAGAAAGAAGGTATGGAGCAGCCCGTTTATTATTGGGATCCCGTGATTTCTCCAAGTGGCATAACGTTTTATACAGGTACAATTGATGAATGGAAAAATAACTTGTTTTTAGCTTGCCTTAGTGGCGAACATATTGACAGAATCGTCATCAAAGACAATAAAGTTGTTGGTGAAGAACGGCTTTTGGATGACAAAGGCGAACGCTTTCGAGATATTTTGGATGGAAAAGATGGCAATCTTTATACAATAACCGATAGCGGAAAATTGATGAAAATTTCTAAAAAATAA
- the tsaB gene encoding tRNA (adenosine(37)-N6)-threonylcarbamoyltransferase complex dimerization subunit type 1 TsaB, which produces MKILHIETSSKNCSVAISDNAELLCLCEEVSENYKQSESLHTFVEWALEGAEIELKDLDAISLGKGPGSYTGLRIGSASAKGFCFGLKLPLISINSLDSMIEKFVNQGFDKIIPLIDARRMEVYTATYDGTTGNIISETEAKILDEHSFQDLKSEKVLFVGDGATKAQEVLQLPNAEYKADIFPSAQYLINKAKAKYEAKDFEDVAYFEPFYLKDFHGVKRADRIKKS; this is translated from the coding sequence ATGAAAATTTTACACATCGAAACCTCATCAAAAAACTGCTCGGTTGCCATCTCCGACAATGCCGAATTGCTATGTCTTTGTGAGGAAGTTTCAGAAAATTATAAACAATCTGAAAGCCTGCATACATTTGTAGAATGGGCATTGGAAGGAGCAGAAATAGAACTAAAAGATCTTGACGCGATTTCTCTTGGAAAAGGTCCCGGATCTTACACAGGACTAAGAATTGGCTCGGCTTCTGCCAAAGGTTTTTGTTTCGGATTAAAGCTGCCACTTATTTCAATTAATTCTTTAGATAGTATGATTGAAAAATTTGTGAATCAAGGATTTGACAAAATTATTCCATTAATTGACGCCAGAAGAATGGAAGTATATACCGCAACCTATGATGGTACAACAGGAAACATCATTTCTGAAACTGAAGCTAAAATTCTTGACGAACATTCTTTCCAAGATTTAAAATCAGAAAAAGTTTTGTTTGTTGGCGATGGCGCAACGAAAGCACAAGAAGTTCTACAACTTCCTAATGCAGAATACAAGGCGGATATTTTTCCTTCTGCTCAATATTTAATTAACAAAGCAAAAGCAAAATACGAGGCAAAAGATTTTGAAGATGTTGCCTATTTTGAACCATTTTATCTTAAAGATTTTCATGGTGTCAAGAGAGCTGATCGTATAAAAAAATCCTAA
- a CDS encoding nuclear transport factor 2 family protein has translation MKSFLKLLFLLYFTIGFSQEYSRKETEILMQVSKLDSLMEHNDNKILNLLADDVSFGHSNAWVQNYEDFRKDFESGKVKYQSVKQTELKELKFRKKLANIRRIISVKGLYNNQLFSMQLSVLEIWIHKKGVWKLWTRQSVGLKS, from the coding sequence ATGAAGTCGTTTTTAAAGCTTTTATTTCTATTATACTTTACCATTGGTTTTTCGCAAGAATATTCCAGAAAAGAAACAGAAATTTTGATGCAAGTTTCAAAACTGGATTCTTTAATGGAACATAATGACAATAAGATTTTAAACTTGTTGGCGGATGATGTTTCATTCGGACATTCCAATGCTTGGGTTCAGAATTATGAAGATTTTCGCAAGGATTTTGAGTCGGGAAAAGTAAAATATCAATCTGTCAAACAAACCGAACTGAAAGAATTAAAATTCAGAAAAAAATTAGCCAACATCAGAAGAATTATTTCTGTAAAAGGTCTTTACAACAATCAGCTTTTTAGCATGCAACTTTCTGTCTTAGAAATTTGGATTCATAAAAAAGGCGTTTGGAAATTGTGGACCAGACAAAGTGTTGGTTTGAAATCGTAA